One Dioscorea cayenensis subsp. rotundata cultivar TDr96_F1 chromosome 15, TDr96_F1_v2_PseudoChromosome.rev07_lg8_w22 25.fasta, whole genome shotgun sequence genomic region harbors:
- the LOC120277542 gene encoding ylmG homolog protein 1-2, chloroplastic-like isoform X1, producing the protein MATIYSSALSFQNSNPNRNFHLFSKFHLLSRVRFPLRSSSRNRLRVSASFALPPFTNPLFNSANSLSSMLSLLNTQLREVSTSVAPRLLAAFMNHRADFVLPMTAVLARAVRWLDIFDQVLMVRVLLSWYPNIPWDRQPFNALSDLCDPFLNLFRKIIPRVGAMDVSPLLAFVVLRIIRSLLGAPDPVMY; encoded by the coding sequence atGGCGACCATCTACTCCTCCGCTCTCTCCTTCCAAAACTCTAACCCTAACCgtaattttcatcttttttccaaatttcatcTCCTCTCTCGCGTTCGCTTCCCTCTCCGCTCTTCGTCCCGTAATCGCCTCCGCGTCTCCGCCTCCTTCGCCTTGCCGCCCTTCACCAATCCCCTCTTCAACTCCGCCAACTCCCTCTCCTCCATGCTCTCTCTCCTCAACACCCAGCTCCGTGAAGTCTCCACTTCCGTTGCTCCCCGCTTGCTCGCCGCCTTCATGAACCACCGCGCCGATTTTGTCCTTCCGATGACGGCCGTTCTGGCCAGGGCTGTTCGGTGGCTTGATATCTTTGATCAGGTCCTGATGGTGAGGGTGCTGCTCAGTTGGTACCCTAATATTCCTTGGGATCGCCAGCCCTTCAACGCCTTGAGTGATCTCTGCGATCCTTTCCTCAATCTCTTTCGGAAGATCATCCCTCGGGTTGGCGCGATGGATGTCAGTCCTCTTCTTGCTTTCGTGGTCTTGCGGATTATTAGATCCTTACTTGGAGCTCCTGATCCTGTGATGTATTGA
- the LOC120277542 gene encoding glutathione transferase GST 23-like isoform X2: protein MARIWALYSDYQCRDASKDVFLAMGEEQEKAIKCLEETLEVLEKELKGKRFFAGQSIGYLDLALGWMAFWLGVSEEVACYEVLDVEKFPRFVTWIENFLKVPVIRDNLPDRDKTVEFFHEYRKLQQSALGKV from the exons ATGGCACGCATCTGGGCTTTGTACTCTGATTACCAG TGCCGAGATGCTTCAAAGGATGTTTTCCTTGCAATGGGAGAAGAGCAAGAGAAAGCCATCAAGTGCTTGGAAGAGACGTTGGAAGTACTCGAAAAGGAGCTAAAGGGAAAGAGATTCTTCGCCGGCCAGAGCATAGGATACTTGGATCTTGCACTGGGTTGGATGGCTTTCTGGTTAGGAGTTTCCGAGGAAGTTGCTTGTTATGAAGTTCTAGACGTAGAGAAGTTTCCTCGGTTTGTTACTTGGATTGAAAACTTCCTGAAAGTTCCTGTAATCCGTGATAACCTTCCTGACCGTGACAAGACTGTAGAGTTTTTTCATGAGTACCGCAAGCTTCAGCAATCTGCGCTAGGAAAAGTTTAG